A stretch of the Lolium perenne isolate Kyuss_39 chromosome 3, Kyuss_2.0, whole genome shotgun sequence genome encodes the following:
- the LOC127339499 gene encoding uncharacterized protein, which yields MASAQDSPAPPTKFFPPDHVLIEQFLRPKLAELPIDSGCNIHDFDAYSVSPDILVGKHEHAPGTDKDDGKRGHWYFFTPARRHGTRNGGGRRQRAVGEGYTWHSEGGEKPVVDGATGSLVGYKRKLNYVFKESPGSSPTRLGWCMTEFRLDDDAAGLVICMVCVSRHKRETTYESVMKAMADSKKRKASDDPHPDAPRPQTPRRQEMEELQNMERWLPTGALGNSRRWLLSDQDDVMPPGAVDDGSVDPAGFFTDIVDVEELCRMQQQRLAEDGHEEVTYARLFGDDDMDLVVPSSTPAPAPAFVSCDTTSSHVMAKCSKADCEICIQQMVEKLVYQIV from the exons ATGGCGTCCGCGCAAGATAGCCCTGCTCCTCCCACCAAATTCTTCCCGCCCGATCACGTTCTCATCGAGCAGTTCCTTCGTCCAAAGTTGGCCGAACTGCCGATCGACAGCGGCTGTAACATCCATGACTTCGACGCTTACTCCGTCTCACCCGACATCCTCGTCGGCAAGCACGAGCACGCGCCGGGAACCGACAAGGACGACGGGAAAAGGGGCCACTGGTACTTCTTCACACCGGCGCGACGTCACGGGACAAGGAACGGCGGCGGGAGACGGCAGCGTGCGGTCGGCGAGGGTTACACATGGCACTCGGAAGGTGGAGAGAAGCCCGTTGTTGACGGCGCTACTGGAAGCCTCGTTGGCTACAAGCGGAAGCTCAACTACGTCTTCAAGGAGTCGCCGGGATCTTCGCCAACCAGGCTCGGATGGTGCATGACCGAGTTCCGGCTCGACGACGATGCTGCTGGGCTGGTGATCTGCATGGTCTGCGTGTCACGCCACAAGAGGGAGACTACATACGAGTCAGTAATGAAGGCCATGGCGGATTCCAAGAAGAGGAAGGCTAGCGACGATCCACACCCGGACGCTCCACGCCCCCAAACCCCGCGGCGCCAAGAaatggaagagcttcagaacatgGAGCGCTGGTTGCCCACCGGAGCACTGGGCAACAGCCGC CGCTGGTTGCTTTCCGACCAAGACGACGTGATGCCCCCTGGAGCTGTGGACGACGGGAGCGTGGATCCGGCCGGGTTCTTCACCGACATAGTCGACGTTGAAGAGTTATGCCGGATGCAGCAGCAGCGACTGGCTGAGGACGGACACGAGGAGGTCACGTATGCGAGGCTGTTCGGCGACGACGACATGGACCTGGTGGTGCCATCTTCTACACCGGCGCCGGCGCCCGCGTTCGTCTCGTGTGATACTACATCGTCGCACGTGATGGCCAAGTGCTCCAAGGCAGACTGTGAAATCTGCATCCAGCAGATGGTGGAGAAGCTAGTCTACCAGATTGTTTAG